A section of the Roseomonas marmotae genome encodes:
- the dapD gene encoding 2,3,4,5-tetrahydropyridine-2,6-dicarboxylate N-succinyltransferase: protein MDLASLSSTIEGLWARRAEISPATQGADREAIEAALELLDSGKARVAEPDGQGGWKVNQWLKQAVLLSFRLEDSAPMDVGLGAYDKVPLKFKDWGENRFKEAGFRAVPGAVVRRSAYIAKGVVLMPSFVNLGAFVDENTMVDTWATIGSCAQIGKNCHISGGAGIGGVLEPLQANPVVIGDNCFVGARSEVAEGVIVGEGSVLSMGVFLGASTRIVDRATGEVFIGHVPPYSVVVPGSLPGKPLPDGTPGPSLYCAVIVKRVDAQTRSKTSINELLRD, encoded by the coding sequence ATGGACCTCGCCAGCCTCTCCTCCACCATCGAGGGCCTCTGGGCTCGCCGCGCCGAGATCTCTCCCGCGACCCAGGGCGCGGACCGTGAGGCGATCGAGGCGGCGCTGGAACTGCTGGATTCCGGCAAGGCCCGCGTGGCGGAGCCTGACGGGCAGGGTGGCTGGAAAGTTAACCAGTGGCTGAAGCAGGCTGTTCTGCTGTCCTTCCGCCTGGAAGACAGCGCGCCGATGGATGTCGGCCTCGGTGCCTATGACAAGGTTCCGCTGAAGTTCAAGGACTGGGGCGAGAACCGCTTCAAGGAAGCCGGCTTCCGCGCCGTGCCGGGTGCCGTGGTGCGCCGCTCCGCCTATATCGCGAAGGGCGTGGTGCTGATGCCGTCCTTCGTGAATCTCGGCGCCTTCGTCGACGAGAACACGATGGTCGATACCTGGGCCACCATCGGTTCCTGCGCCCAGATCGGCAAGAACTGCCACATCTCCGGCGGCGCCGGCATTGGCGGCGTGCTGGAGCCGCTGCAGGCCAACCCGGTCGTCATCGGTGACAACTGCTTCGTCGGTGCCCGCTCCGAGGTGGCCGAGGGCGTGATCGTGGGCGAGGGCAGCGTGCTCTCCATGGGCGTCTTCCTTGGCGCCTCCACCAGGATCGTCGACCGCGCGACGGGTGAGGTCTTCATCGGCCATGTGCCGCCCTATTCCGTGGTGGTGCCGGGCAGCCTGCCGGGCAAGCCGCTGCCGGACGGCACGCCGGGCCCCAGCCTCTATTGCGCGGTGATCGTGAAGCGGGTGGACGCGCAGACCCGCAGCAAGACCAGCATCAACGAACTGCTGCGGGACTGA